A genomic window from Thiomonas arsenitoxydans includes:
- the argS gene encoding arginine--tRNA ligase codes for MIEFTARLTTALQQAATALQPEFSDSIELSRPRSDDHGELASNLAMQLAKPLKRNPRDVAQQIIDALRTNADLAEGIARTEIAGPGFINFHLHPAVLQQVIVEVEQGAAKFGHSRAGREQPMLVEFVSANPTGPLHVGHGRQGALGDAIAAVLTTQGWAVQREFYYNDAGVQIQTLALSVQARARGYKPGDAQWPESAYNGDYIADIARDFLACESVPDDQGQPIVANGQADDLDNIRRFAVAYLRREQDLDLKTFGIRFDNYYLESSLYTDGRVEDAVQRLQASGHTYEQDGALWLRTTQYGDDKDRVMRKSDGTYTYFVPDVAYHLAKWQRGFHRAVNIQGSDHHGTIARVRAGLQALDLGIPTGYPDYVLHKMVTVMRGGQEVKISKRAGSYVTVRDLIEWSGGVRDDMSDEQRQAALQRGRDAVRFFLVSRKADTEFVFDVDLALAQSDENPVYYVQYAHARVNSVFEQWAARAPQEAAQPALIEQADLSLLIAPRERALQLTLARYPQVLAAAAQELAPHQVAFYLRDLAADFHAFYNAERVLVDELPLRHARLRLLRAVRQVMHNALAVLGVSAPQRM; via the coding sequence ATGATCGAATTCACCGCGCGGTTGACCACGGCGCTGCAACAAGCGGCAACGGCCTTGCAGCCCGAGTTTTCAGACTCTATCGAACTCAGCCGTCCGCGCAGCGACGATCATGGCGAATTGGCCAGCAATCTGGCGATGCAACTGGCCAAACCGCTCAAACGCAACCCGCGCGATGTCGCTCAGCAAATCATCGATGCGTTGCGCACAAATGCTGACTTGGCCGAGGGCATCGCCCGCACTGAAATCGCCGGACCCGGATTCATCAACTTTCACCTCCATCCTGCGGTGCTGCAGCAGGTGATTGTGGAAGTCGAGCAGGGTGCGGCGAAGTTCGGGCATTCCCGTGCGGGGCGCGAGCAGCCCATGCTGGTGGAGTTTGTTTCGGCCAATCCGACCGGGCCGTTGCATGTGGGACATGGTCGCCAGGGGGCGTTGGGCGATGCCATTGCCGCTGTCTTGACCACTCAAGGGTGGGCGGTGCAGCGCGAGTTTTATTACAACGACGCCGGGGTGCAGATCCAGACGCTTGCGCTGTCGGTTCAGGCCAGGGCGCGTGGGTACAAGCCAGGTGATGCGCAATGGCCCGAGTCGGCCTACAACGGCGACTACATCGCCGACATTGCGCGGGACTTTCTGGCGTGTGAATCGGTACCAGACGACCAGGGTCAGCCCATCGTGGCCAATGGTCAAGCCGACGATCTGGACAATATCCGCCGTTTTGCCGTGGCCTACCTGCGCCGCGAGCAGGATCTCGATCTCAAGACTTTCGGCATTCGGTTCGACAACTATTACCTCGAATCCAGCCTCTACACCGATGGCCGGGTGGAAGACGCGGTGCAGCGCTTGCAGGCCTCGGGCCACACCTACGAGCAGGACGGCGCGCTGTGGTTGCGCACGACGCAATACGGTGACGACAAGGACCGCGTGATGCGCAAGTCCGACGGCACCTACACCTATTTCGTTCCCGATGTGGCCTACCACCTGGCCAAATGGCAGCGCGGGTTTCATCGCGCGGTGAACATTCAGGGCTCGGATCATCACGGCACCATCGCGCGGGTGCGCGCCGGGCTGCAGGCGCTCGACCTCGGCATACCCACCGGCTATCCCGACTATGTGCTGCACAAAATGGTCACGGTGATGCGGGGCGGGCAGGAGGTGAAAATCTCCAAGCGCGCGGGCAGCTATGTGACCGTGCGCGACCTGATTGAATGGTCGGGCGGCGTGCGCGACGACATGAGCGACGAGCAGCGTCAGGCGGCTTTGCAGCGAGGGCGAGACGCCGTGCGCTTTTTTCTGGTCTCGCGCAAAGCCGATACCGAATTCGTGTTCGACGTCGATCTGGCCCTGGCGCAAAGCGACGAAAACCCGGTTTACTACGTGCAATATGCCCACGCCCGGGTGAACTCGGTGTTCGAGCAATGGGCCGCCCGAGCCCCGCAAGAGGCCGCGCAGCCCGCGCTCATCGAGCAAGCCGACTTGTCGCTGCTGATCGCCCCGCGCGAACGAGCGCTGCAACTCACGCTTGCGCGCTATCCGCAAGTCCTGGCCGCAGCGGCACAGGAACTGGCGCCGCATCAGGTGGCCTTCTATCTGCGCGATCTGGCTGCCGATTTCCACGCTTTCTACAACGCCGAACGCGTGCTGGTCGACGAACTTCCCCTGCGGCATGCGCGCCTGCGGCTGCTGCGCGCCGTACGTCAGGTGATGCACAATGCACTGGCCGTGCTCGGCGTGAGCGCGCCGCAGCGCATGTAA
- a CDS encoding PsiF family protein, with translation MALPALSQAQGTPQQSRMAQCNKEATGKTGEARKTFMKECLASKPAAATETAKPASKEAAKPERKTEQKAAAGEKKLTPQQEKMSFCSKDAKAKGMKGEERKKFMSECLRKK, from the coding sequence ATGGCCCTGCCCGCGCTCTCTCAAGCGCAAGGCACACCGCAGCAAAGCCGCATGGCCCAATGCAACAAGGAAGCCACCGGCAAGACCGGCGAGGCCCGCAAGACCTTCATGAAAGAGTGCCTGGCCAGCAAGCCCGCCGCAGCTACCGAAACTGCCAAGCCTGCCAGCAAAGAAGCCGCCAAGCCCGAACGCAAGACAGAACAAAAAGCCGCTGCCGGCGAAAAGAAGCTGACCCCGCAGCAAGAGAAGATGTCGTTCTGCAGCAAAGATGCCAAGGCCAAAGGCATGAAAGGCGAAGAGCGTAAAAAATTCATGAGCGAATGCCTGCGCAAGAAGTAA
- a CDS encoding septal ring lytic transglycosylase RlpA family protein produces MSAGGGVWTTAQGGRDSRQRLPGSALAVALLLGLALAGCASAPQRSASSGAPINAQEGCHAPPPNLRAAYNRTYTVRGRSYSPLRNADGYDEVGIASWYGWESGTTTSMGTRFNPRDFSAASRVLPLPTCVQVTNLDNGLSALVLVNDRGPFVSGRLLDLSMGAAQALGVTRTGTARVRIVALPEGANAPLQIAQAATPQPSSQTGSAPVVSQPSTSLSDQPAFAPQQFAAAPATQAPSMPTPGASLPQQAPEPAPIEVQTLPPLTPASLSTSVPAVSDPQAALPAAAASAQPPMPQPALNLPANSASPQNYVQTGAFTLQANAEAEKARLQAAGIDDVLVVPGYIRGQTFYRVQIGPITGATPDATLVQKLQGLGLSGYSVVQQ; encoded by the coding sequence ATGAGCGCAGGTGGGGGCGTATGGACGACAGCCCAAGGAGGTCGGGACAGCAGGCAGCGCCTGCCTGGCTCTGCGCTCGCCGTTGCACTGCTGCTGGGATTGGCCTTAGCGGGCTGCGCCAGTGCGCCGCAGCGCAGCGCCTCGAGCGGGGCGCCAATCAATGCGCAGGAGGGGTGCCACGCTCCACCGCCCAATCTGCGGGCGGCCTACAACCGCACTTATACCGTGCGGGGCCGCAGCTACAGCCCCTTGCGCAACGCTGACGGTTACGACGAAGTAGGCATCGCCTCCTGGTACGGCTGGGAGTCGGGCACCACCACGTCGATGGGCACGCGTTTCAACCCGCGAGACTTTTCGGCCGCCAGCCGCGTCTTGCCGCTGCCAACCTGCGTTCAGGTAACCAATCTCGACAACGGTCTGAGCGCCCTGGTGCTGGTCAATGATCGGGGTCCGTTTGTCAGCGGACGTTTGCTCGATTTGTCGATGGGCGCAGCGCAGGCTCTGGGCGTGACCCGAACGGGCACGGCGCGGGTGCGCATCGTGGCCCTGCCCGAGGGGGCCAACGCCCCCTTGCAAATCGCGCAGGCGGCCACGCCGCAGCCGTCGTCGCAAACTGGGTCGGCGCCTGTCGTGAGCCAGCCATCTACTTCCTTGTCGGATCAGCCCGCGTTTGCGCCGCAGCAGTTCGCTGCGGCGCCCGCCACGCAGGCGCCGTCGATGCCAACGCCCGGGGCGAGCTTGCCCCAGCAGGCGCCAGAGCCTGCGCCCATCGAAGTGCAGACGCTGCCGCCGCTTACGCCCGCCTCATTGTCAACCTCTGTGCCGGCCGTCTCTGACCCACAGGCTGCGTTGCCTGCCGCTGCCGCCAGCGCTCAGCCGCCAATGCCGCAGCCTGCGTTGAACCTGCCCGCAAACTCCGCTTCACCGCAAAACTATGTGCAGACTGGCGCATTCACGCTGCAAGCCAATGCCGAGGCGGAAAAAGCGCGTCTGCAGGCCGCAGGCATCGACGACGTATTGGTGGTGCCCGGCTATATCCGGGGTCAGACGTTCTACCGTGTGCAGATCGGACCGATCACAGGCGCCACACCGGATGCCACGCTAGTGCAGAAATTACAGGGACTGGGATTGAGCGGCTACTCCGTGGTGCAGCAGTAG
- a CDS encoding F0F1 ATP synthase subunit epsilon yields the protein MNTIHVDVVSAEESIFSGEARFVALPGESGELGILPGHTPLITRIKPGSVRIELAEANATGGKEEFIFVAGGILEVQPKRVTVLADTAIRGKDLDEAKANEALKAAQDARAHAKEVQDVAVVEGELAMLAAQLAAIRRLRGRAH from the coding sequence ATGAACACCATCCATGTCGACGTCGTCAGCGCCGAAGAATCCATCTTCTCCGGCGAAGCCCGTTTCGTCGCCCTTCCGGGCGAGTCAGGTGAACTGGGCATTCTGCCCGGCCACACCCCGTTGATCACCCGTATCAAGCCGGGCTCGGTGCGAATCGAGTTGGCCGAAGCCAACGCCACAGGCGGCAAGGAAGAGTTCATCTTTGTCGCAGGCGGCATTCTTGAAGTGCAGCCCAAGAGGGTGACCGTGCTCGCGGACACCGCCATTCGGGGAAAAGATCTCGACGAGGCCAAGGCCAACGAGGCGCTCAAGGCCGCGCAAGACGCGCGCGCGCATGCCAAAGAAGTGCAAGACGTCGCTGTGGTGGAAGGCGAACTCGCCATGCTGGCCGCCCAGCTCGCGGCGATCCGCAGGCTTCGCGGCCGAGCGCACTGA
- the atpD gene encoding F0F1 ATP synthase subunit beta: MTTAQAQGKIVQCIGAVIDIEFPRNAIPKVYDALVLADNNASSLAESGLTFEVQQQIGDGVVRTIAMGSSDGLRRGMLVNNTGHSIQVPVGPAVLGRIMDVLGRPIDEAGPIATEERRSIHQSAPKFDDLSPSVDLLETGIKVIDLVCPFAKGGKVGLFGGAGVGKTVNMMELINNIAKQHSGLSVFAGVGERTREGNDFYHEMKDSNVLDKVGMVFGQMNEPPGNRLRVALTGLTMAERFRDEGRDILFFVDNIYRYTLAGTEVSALLGRMPSAVGYQPTLADEMGKLQERITSTKTGSITSIQAVYVPADDLTDPSPATTFNHLDATVVLSRDIASLGIYPAVDPLDSTSRQIDPNVIGEEHYSTTRAVQGILQRYKELRDIIAILGMDELSPEDKQAVARARKIQRFLSQPFHVAEVFTGSPGKYVPLKETIRGFKMIVNGECDALPEQAFYMVGTIDEVFEKAKKLN, encoded by the coding sequence ATGACGACGGCTCAAGCGCAAGGCAAAATCGTTCAGTGCATCGGCGCTGTGATCGATATCGAATTTCCCCGCAATGCCATTCCCAAGGTGTACGACGCCTTGGTGTTGGCGGACAACAACGCCAGCAGTCTGGCAGAAAGCGGCCTCACTTTCGAGGTGCAGCAGCAGATCGGTGACGGCGTGGTGCGCACCATTGCCATGGGCTCCAGCGATGGCCTGCGTCGGGGCATGCTGGTCAACAACACCGGCCATTCCATTCAGGTCCCGGTGGGGCCGGCGGTGCTGGGTCGCATCATGGACGTGCTGGGCCGCCCCATCGACGAAGCCGGTCCCATCGCCACCGAAGAGCGCCGCTCGATTCACCAGTCGGCGCCGAAGTTCGATGACCTGTCCCCTTCGGTCGACCTGCTCGAAACCGGCATCAAGGTGATCGACCTGGTCTGCCCCTTCGCCAAGGGCGGCAAGGTCGGCCTGTTCGGCGGTGCCGGCGTGGGCAAGACCGTGAACATGATGGAACTCATCAACAACATCGCCAAGCAGCACAGCGGTCTGTCGGTGTTTGCCGGCGTGGGGGAACGCACCCGCGAAGGCAACGACTTCTATCACGAAATGAAGGACTCGAACGTGCTCGACAAGGTCGGCATGGTGTTCGGTCAGATGAACGAGCCCCCGGGCAACCGCCTGCGCGTCGCGCTCACCGGCCTGACCATGGCCGAGCGTTTCCGCGATGAGGGCCGCGACATCCTGTTCTTCGTCGACAACATCTACCGCTACACCCTGGCCGGCACCGAGGTGTCGGCTCTGCTGGGCCGCATGCCGTCCGCCGTGGGCTATCAGCCGACGCTGGCCGACGAAATGGGCAAGCTGCAGGAGCGCATCACCTCCACCAAGACCGGCTCGATCACCTCCATTCAGGCCGTGTACGTGCCGGCGGACGATTTGACCGACCCGTCGCCCGCAACCACCTTCAACCACCTCGACGCCACCGTGGTGCTGAGCCGCGACATCGCCTCGCTGGGCATCTACCCGGCGGTCGATCCGCTGGATTCCACCAGCCGTCAGATCGACCCCAACGTCATCGGCGAAGAGCACTACTCCACCACCCGCGCGGTGCAGGGCATTCTGCAACGCTACAAGGAACTGCGCGACATCATCGCCATTCTGGGCATGGACGAACTCTCGCCGGAAGACAAGCAGGCTGTGGCCCGCGCCCGCAAAATCCAGCGTTTCCTGTCGCAGCCCTTCCACGTGGCCGAAGTGTTCACCGGCTCGCCCGGCAAGTATGTGCCGCTGAAGGAAACCATCCGCGGCTTCAAGATGATCGTCAACGGCGAATGCGACGCCCTGCCCGAGCAGGCGTTCTACATGGTCGGCACTATCGACGAAGTCTTCGAGAAGGCCAAGAAACTCAACTAA
- the atpG gene encoding F0F1 ATP synthase subunit gamma, protein MAGMKEVRVKIKSVQNTRKITKAMEMVAASKMRKAQERMRAARPYGDTVRVIAGHLRQANPEYTHPFLIKREPIKRVGLILVTTDKGLCGGLNTNITRMALGKIKEWQADGVQIECCAIGNKGLQFLQRLGMNLTSHAVQLGDKPHLEKLIGPVKIMLDAYQDGKLDAVYLGFSRFVNTMKQAPEIEPLVPLPAHALTAKAGDEKSHSWDYIYEPDAKPVIDALLVRYIEALIYQAVAENMACEQSARMVAMKSASDNAKSVIGELQLVYNKSRQAAITKELSEIVSGAAAV, encoded by the coding sequence ATGGCTGGAATGAAAGAAGTACGCGTCAAGATCAAGAGCGTGCAAAACACGCGCAAGATCACCAAGGCGATGGAAATGGTGGCGGCCTCCAAGATGCGCAAGGCGCAGGAGCGCATGCGCGCAGCCCGCCCGTATGGCGACACGGTGCGTGTCATCGCGGGTCACCTGCGCCAGGCGAATCCGGAATACACCCATCCTTTCCTGATCAAACGTGAGCCGATCAAGCGCGTCGGTTTGATTTTGGTGACCACTGACAAGGGGCTGTGCGGAGGGCTGAACACCAATATCACCCGCATGGCTCTGGGCAAAATCAAGGAATGGCAGGCCGATGGCGTGCAGATCGAGTGCTGCGCCATTGGCAACAAGGGCCTGCAATTCCTGCAGCGTTTAGGCATGAATCTCACGTCGCACGCGGTACAGCTTGGCGACAAGCCGCATCTTGAAAAGTTGATCGGCCCCGTAAAAATCATGCTCGACGCCTACCAAGACGGCAAACTCGACGCGGTGTATCTGGGCTTCAGCCGCTTCGTCAACACCATGAAGCAGGCGCCGGAAATCGAGCCGCTCGTACCGCTCCCCGCGCACGCGCTGACGGCCAAGGCTGGAGATGAAAAGTCCCATAGCTGGGATTACATCTACGAGCCCGACGCCAAGCCGGTGATCGATGCGCTGTTGGTGCGCTATATCGAGGCACTGATTTATCAGGCGGTGGCAGAGAACATGGCGTGCGAGCAGTCCGCCCGCATGGTGGCGATGAAGTCCGCCTCGGACAACGCCAAGAGCGTGATCGGTGAGTTGCAGCTCGTCTACAACAAGAGCCGACAGGCAGCCATTACCAAAGAACTTTCGGAAATCGTGAGCGGAGCCGCCGCGGTGTGA
- the atpA gene encoding F0F1 ATP synthase subunit alpha, which produces MQLNPAEISELIKSRIEGLGASANIRNEGTVVSLTDGIARVHGLSDVMQGEMLEFPNNTFGLALNLERDSVGVVILGPYEQISEGDTVKCTGEILSVPVGPELIGRVVNTLGVPIDGKGPVETKQLDPIEKIAPGVIWRQSVSQPVQTGIKAIDAMVPVGRGQRELIIGDRQTGKTAVAVDSIISQKGKDLICIYVAIGQKASTIANVVRKLQEFGAMEYTIVVAASASDSAAMQYLAPYAGCTMGEYFRDRGQDALVIYDDLTKQAWAYRQISLLLRRPPGREAYPGDVFYLHSRLLERAARVSEAYVEKFTNGAVKGKTGSLTALPIIETQAGDVSAFVPTNVISITDGQIFLETDLFNAGVRPAINAGVSVSRVGGAAQTKIIKKLSGGIRTDLAQYRELAAFAQFASDLDEATRKQLERGRRVVELLKQPQYQPAQVWQMAASLYAVNNGYLDDIEVKQVLPFEKGLHDHLQTKHAALVQSIESSKDLSKDDEAKLKEAIAEFKKNGAY; this is translated from the coding sequence ATGCAACTCAATCCCGCAGAAATTTCCGAACTCATCAAGAGCCGCATCGAAGGTCTGGGCGCCAGCGCCAATATCCGCAACGAGGGCACGGTCGTGTCCCTCACCGACGGTATTGCGCGGGTGCACGGGCTGTCCGACGTGATGCAGGGCGAAATGCTCGAATTCCCGAACAACACCTTTGGCCTGGCGCTCAACCTCGAGCGTGATTCGGTCGGGGTGGTGATTCTGGGCCCTTACGAGCAAATCTCAGAAGGTGACACGGTCAAGTGCACCGGCGAGATTCTTTCCGTGCCGGTCGGCCCCGAGCTCATCGGCCGCGTGGTCAACACCCTGGGTGTGCCCATCGACGGCAAGGGACCGGTGGAAACCAAGCAACTCGATCCGATCGAAAAGATCGCCCCTGGCGTGATCTGGCGGCAATCCGTGTCGCAGCCGGTGCAGACGGGTATCAAGGCGATCGACGCCATGGTGCCCGTCGGTCGCGGCCAGCGCGAGCTGATCATCGGCGACCGCCAGACCGGCAAGACCGCGGTGGCCGTCGACTCGATCATCAGCCAGAAGGGCAAAGACCTGATCTGTATCTATGTGGCGATCGGCCAGAAGGCCTCGACCATCGCCAACGTGGTGCGCAAGTTGCAGGAGTTCGGCGCGATGGAATACACCATCGTCGTCGCGGCCTCCGCCTCGGACTCGGCCGCCATGCAGTACCTGGCGCCTTACGCCGGCTGCACCATGGGCGAATACTTCCGCGACCGCGGTCAGGACGCACTGGTGATCTATGACGATCTGACCAAGCAGGCCTGGGCCTATCGCCAGATCTCGCTGCTGCTGCGCCGTCCGCCGGGCCGTGAAGCCTACCCTGGCGACGTGTTCTACCTGCACAGCCGCCTGCTGGAACGCGCCGCCCGCGTCAGCGAGGCGTATGTCGAGAAGTTCACCAACGGCGCGGTCAAGGGCAAGACGGGTTCGCTCACCGCCTTGCCCATCATCGAAACCCAGGCTGGCGACGTGTCCGCCTTCGTGCCGACCAATGTGATTTCGATTACCGACGGCCAGATCTTCCTCGAAACCGATCTGTTCAACGCCGGTGTGCGTCCCGCCATCAACGCGGGTGTTTCGGTGTCGCGGGTGGGTGGTGCGGCGCAGACCAAGATCATCAAGAAGCTCTCGGGCGGTATTCGTACCGACTTGGCCCAGTATCGCGAACTGGCTGCGTTCGCGCAGTTTGCTTCCGACCTGGACGAAGCGACCCGCAAGCAGCTCGAGCGCGGCCGCCGAGTGGTCGAATTGCTGAAGCAGCCTCAGTATCAGCCGGCGCAGGTCTGGCAGATGGCGGCATCGCTCTACGCGGTGAACAACGGCTATCTTGACGACATCGAAGTCAAGCAGGTTCTGCCGTTTGAAAAGGGCCTGCACGATCATCTGCAGACCAAGCACGCCGCCTTGGTGCAAAGCATCGAATCTTCCAAGGATCTGTCCAAGGATGATGAAGCCAAGCTCAAGGAAGCGATCGCCGAATTCAAGAAAAACGGTGCGTACTAA
- a CDS encoding F0F1 ATP synthase subunit delta, whose amino-acid sequence MAELATIARPYAEAAFAAVRESGIPSAQAADALDQIAQIAADPALREVMGSPKVSARQLADLVLGALPGTVAPVLKNLVEMLAENRRFAAVGQIAEQFRVLKDEAEGKVEAVVSSAFPLEGEALDSLLQALERKYGRKLHATVEIDPSLIGGVRVAVGDEVLDTSVRARLEQMKVALTA is encoded by the coding sequence ATGGCTGAACTCGCCACTATTGCCCGTCCTTACGCCGAAGCCGCTTTTGCCGCTGTGCGCGAATCCGGTATTCCGTCCGCGCAAGCGGCAGACGCCTTGGACCAGATCGCCCAGATTGCTGCCGATCCCGCTTTGCGCGAGGTGATGGGCAGCCCGAAGGTTTCCGCGCGGCAACTCGCCGATCTGGTTCTGGGTGCTCTGCCGGGAACCGTTGCTCCTGTGCTGAAAAATCTGGTCGAGATGCTCGCCGAAAACCGGCGTTTCGCCGCAGTCGGGCAGATCGCCGAGCAGTTCCGTGTGCTCAAGGACGAGGCCGAAGGCAAGGTCGAGGCCGTGGTGTCCAGTGCGTTCCCGCTGGAAGGCGAGGCGCTCGACAGCTTGCTGCAGGCGCTCGAACGCAAATACGGCCGCAAGCTGCACGCCACTGTGGAAATCGATCCGTCGCTCATCGGGGGGGTGCGTGTCGCTGTAGGCGACGAAGTGCTCGACACCTCGGTTCGCGCCCGGCTGGAGCAGATGAAAGTCGCTCTCACCGCTTAA
- a CDS encoding F0F1 ATP synthase subunit B, with product MHLDATLIAQIIVFLLLAWFTKKFVWPPITKALDERATKIADGLAAADRAKSELASANRKVEEELARSHQESAGRLADAERRAQAVIEEARKKAEEVAANIVAQAKSEADQQAVKAREQLRDQVAALAVKGAEAILHREINPQVHADLLNRLKAEL from the coding sequence ATGCATCTGGACGCAACACTCATTGCGCAGATCATCGTTTTCTTGCTGCTGGCGTGGTTCACGAAGAAATTCGTGTGGCCCCCCATCACCAAGGCCCTCGATGAACGCGCAACAAAAATCGCCGACGGTCTGGCTGCCGCCGATCGCGCCAAGTCTGAACTCGCCTCGGCCAATCGCAAGGTCGAGGAAGAACTTGCCCGCTCGCATCAAGAGAGCGCGGGACGCCTGGCTGACGCCGAGCGTCGTGCGCAGGCCGTGATCGAAGAGGCGCGCAAGAAGGCCGAGGAGGTCGCAGCCAACATCGTGGCGCAGGCCAAGTCAGAGGCTGATCAGCAGGCGGTCAAGGCGCGCGAGCAATTGCGTGACCAGGTGGCAGCGCTGGCAGTCAAGGGTGCCGAGGCCATTCTGCATCGCGAGATCAATCCGCAGGTGCATGCCGATCTGCTGAACCGGCTCAAGGCCGAGCTGTAA
- the atpE gene encoding F0F1 ATP synthase subunit C, which yields MEHVLGYVALAAGLIIGLGANGACIGIGIMGSKYLESAARQPELMNELQTKMFLLAGLIDAAFLIGVGLAMMFTFANPFVLK from the coding sequence ATGGAACACGTTCTCGGATATGTCGCACTGGCCGCAGGTCTGATCATTGGTCTGGGCGCCAACGGCGCTTGTATCGGCATCGGCATCATGGGCAGCAAATATCTCGAATCCGCCGCACGTCAGCCCGAGCTGATGAACGAACTGCAAACCAAGATGTTCCTGCTGGCCGGTCTGATCGACGCGGCCTTCCTGATCGGTGTCGGTCTGGCCATGATGTTCACCTTCGCCAACCCGTTCGTTCTGAAGTAA